The Akkermansiaceae bacterium genome has a window encoding:
- a CDS encoding glycoside hydrolase family 2, with product MYHKYLTILTLSMAALASTYADTQHTVAYDDLGSRQKSPHLESGASYTWPDTVPAEVKDRTIAFGETVSLVYGNAVRGEQYTAKLVLSADQEARHVSILVDGEVVVKDVVVAKNSEHPVKLTIPAKALADGMFQLEIHNSKGRSPNATLSSATILSSTATPLTVVTPDFGLENIQYTPIPDSQKTEPSWLLSLNGTWRFSPKAPESFASLTPDKNWANIEVPGQWINQGFDIDPKQPTAYMRTFEVPAAWKNRLVKLRFDAVFSDCEVFVNGKPVGAHTGGFTPFEIDITAAIIPGPNTLSLRVTSWSLADQMASASKYACHPLGGISRDVTLFSVPKTHLKDVIIRTDFDAQFNDAQLDLTLKIAGEKSATTPVRMILRDHNEQVVFDTSKALTPGTHQLSLPVKQPKHWTPESPYLYQLEISVAGSTTRHQVGFREVQVTQSQVLVNGAPVKLRGINHHEAHPLRGRSLPNGLWEQDVLLFRDANINLIRTCHYPPATHLGTACDKHGVWLEIEGPFCWEKLSNNTSHRILTVRQLAEMVKTWRNHPSVLYWSIANESAWGKNFIAASKVMRELDPTRPQTFNWMYKQLITQDESHCELGNIHYPGYNGEPIAKKYSKRPLMFGEYAHLNAYNRREQMTDPGLRDQWGEPLSSMWETMWHEQSIAGGAIWSGIDDTFFMGDDITVGYGAWGPVDPWRRPKPEHWHVKKVYSPVHITNRHEPAIGAKDITLTVENRGDFLNFNQLTFSWKHGNETGTVTPDIAARAKGEITIAPPSGIKRGEPVSLTVTHPLGYVVDEFIFQTTAPVIPKPELGRVTLTKSDTHIEIRQGKSLYRFHRKTGAFTCAHGDTAMIQWGPHLVLTPHNTEGNIQMMGKTKTFDAFHRTASQWQLRSVEASQAGDAVTVQIHGNYKEATGQFTFTFSADSPPRLDYDFTMKVELSPRQTGVVFDLPNRFDSLTWLRQGQWTTYPDDHIGRLRGTAKARYGNSPDVIEIGPRTKPEWPWSQDNTRFGSNDFRATKMNIRHVTLASDNASLEIFSNDSPCHFQALVSGERTKAFVYGYANAGAERFLKRLASRDYRPLKPGDHIKGSFHLSVGK from the coding sequence ATGTATCACAAATACCTCACCATACTCACCCTGTCGATGGCAGCACTCGCATCGACCTACGCTGACACCCAACACACGGTCGCCTACGATGATCTGGGCAGCCGTCAAAAATCACCCCATCTGGAAAGTGGCGCCAGTTACACCTGGCCGGACACTGTGCCGGCAGAGGTCAAGGACCGGACCATTGCTTTCGGAGAAACCGTCAGCCTGGTTTACGGAAATGCCGTGCGTGGTGAGCAATACACCGCCAAGCTCGTGCTGTCGGCAGACCAGGAGGCCCGCCACGTCTCGATTCTAGTGGATGGCGAAGTGGTGGTCAAGGATGTGGTCGTGGCAAAAAACTCAGAGCATCCGGTCAAGCTGACGATTCCGGCAAAAGCCCTCGCCGACGGCATGTTCCAGCTCGAGATCCACAACAGCAAAGGTCGCAGTCCGAACGCGACATTGAGCTCGGCGACCATCCTGTCGTCAACAGCCACCCCCCTCACCGTGGTCACCCCGGATTTCGGGCTTGAAAACATCCAATACACCCCGATACCCGACTCCCAAAAAACGGAGCCGTCGTGGCTGCTGTCGTTGAATGGCACCTGGAGGTTTTCACCCAAGGCCCCCGAATCATTTGCATCCCTAACACCTGATAAAAACTGGGCAAACATCGAGGTGCCCGGACAGTGGATCAACCAGGGGTTTGACATCGACCCCAAGCAACCGACCGCGTATATGCGGACTTTTGAAGTGCCCGCAGCATGGAAAAACAGGTTGGTCAAACTCAGGTTCGACGCGGTGTTTTCAGACTGTGAAGTCTTTGTCAACGGCAAGCCCGTGGGCGCCCACACCGGTGGGTTTACTCCTTTCGAAATCGATATCACCGCCGCCATCATCCCCGGGCCTAACACACTCTCGCTGAGAGTCACCAGTTGGTCGCTTGCCGATCAGATGGCGAGTGCCAGTAAATACGCCTGCCATCCGCTCGGGGGGATTTCACGCGATGTCACCCTGTTTTCCGTGCCCAAAACCCACCTAAAGGATGTGATTATCCGCACCGACTTCGATGCACAATTCAACGATGCCCAACTTGATCTGACGCTGAAAATCGCAGGTGAGAAATCCGCCACCACTCCGGTCCGGATGATCCTCAGAGACCACAACGAGCAGGTGGTTTTCGACACCAGCAAAGCGCTCACACCCGGCACCCACCAGCTCAGCCTACCTGTCAAGCAGCCGAAACACTGGACGCCGGAAAGCCCTTACCTTTACCAGCTGGAAATCAGCGTGGCCGGTTCCACCACCCGGCACCAGGTAGGATTCCGCGAAGTCCAAGTCACCCAGTCACAAGTCCTGGTCAACGGCGCACCTGTGAAACTGCGCGGCATCAACCATCACGAAGCGCATCCACTACGCGGCCGCAGCCTGCCCAATGGGCTCTGGGAACAAGACGTGCTGCTGTTCCGCGACGCCAACATCAACCTGATCCGTACTTGCCACTACCCGCCGGCAACACACCTCGGCACGGCCTGTGACAAGCATGGTGTGTGGCTTGAAATCGAAGGCCCGTTTTGTTGGGAAAAGCTTTCTAACAACACATCCCACAGAATCCTGACGGTGCGGCAGCTCGCCGAGATGGTCAAGACCTGGCGCAACCACCCGTCGGTGTTATATTGGTCGATTGCCAACGAATCCGCCTGGGGGAAAAACTTCATCGCTGCATCCAAGGTCATGCGTGAGCTCGACCCCACCCGGCCGCAGACATTCAACTGGATGTACAAGCAGCTGATTACCCAGGACGAATCCCATTGTGAGCTAGGGAACATCCACTACCCCGGCTACAACGGAGAGCCGATCGCCAAAAAATACTCCAAGCGCCCACTGATGTTTGGAGAATACGCCCACTTGAACGCCTATAACCGACGCGAACAAATGACCGACCCCGGCCTGCGCGACCAATGGGGTGAACCGCTCAGCTCCATGTGGGAAACCATGTGGCACGAGCAAAGCATCGCCGGTGGCGCTATCTGGTCGGGTATCGACGACACCTTCTTTATGGGTGACGACATCACCGTCGGCTACGGTGCCTGGGGGCCTGTCGATCCGTGGCGTCGACCCAAACCCGAGCACTGGCATGTGAAAAAAGTTTACTCACCGGTCCACATCACCAACCGTCACGAGCCAGCCATCGGAGCGAAAGACATCACGCTGACCGTGGAAAACCGGGGCGACTTCCTCAACTTCAACCAGCTCACCTTTTCTTGGAAACATGGGAACGAGACAGGCACGGTGACACCTGACATCGCGGCGCGGGCCAAAGGGGAAATCACCATCGCGCCACCATCCGGCATCAAGCGCGGAGAGCCTGTTAGCCTGACCGTCACCCACCCGCTGGGCTACGTGGTGGACGAGTTTATTTTCCAAACCACAGCACCGGTTATTCCAAAACCTGAATTAGGACGCGTCACCCTAACAAAGTCCGACACCCACATCGAAATCCGACAAGGGAAAAGCCTCTATCGATTCCACCGCAAGACGGGTGCATTCACCTGCGCTCACGGCGACACAGCCATGATCCAGTGGGGGCCGCATCTCGTTCTCACCCCACACAACACCGAGGGCAATATCCAGATGATGGGGAAAACCAAGACCTTCGACGCCTTCCATCGCACTGCCAGCCAATGGCAGCTACGCAGCGTGGAGGCGAGCCAGGCAGGTGATGCCGTCACCGTGCAAATCCACGGCAACTACAAGGAGGCCACGGGGCAGTTCACCTTTACCTTCAGCGCCGACAGCCCACCGCGTCTGGATTATGACTTCACTATGAAAGTGGAGCTCAGCCCGCGTCAGACAGGTGTCGTATTTGACTTACCTAACCGTTTCGATTCCCTCACCTGGTTACGCCAGGGTCAGTGGACGACTTACCCGGACGACCACATTGGTCGGCTACGCGGCACCGCCAAGGCGCGCTACGGCAACTCGCCGGACGTGATCGAGATCGGCCCGCGCACGAAGCCGGAGTGGCCATGGAGCCAGGACAACACACGCTTTGGCTCGAACGACTTCCGCGCGACCAAGATGAACATCCGGCATGTCACTCTGGCGTCGGACAACGCATCGCTGGAGATCTTTTCCAACGATTCGCCGTGCCACTTCCAGGCGCTGGTCAGTGGCGAGCGGACCAAGGCGTTTGTCTACGGCTACGCCAACGCCGGGGCCGAGCGGTTTTTGAAACGCCTCGCGTCACGCGACTATCGCCCTCTCAAACCCGGCGACCACATAAAAGGAAGTTTCCACCTGAGTGTTGGAAAATGA
- a CDS encoding glycoside hydrolase family 2 yields MIKKRNILTVGLVAVGLMSSLSIKAHATPRKDDAEAHHLSRVSPLPAAAESISLNGTWNFLESVPAGFPEKVESLTKKITVPGEWLMQGYEVKKETPAAYHRTFTVPESMRGQRVRIRFDGVYSTCHVYVNGKKAGTRTSAFLPFELDVTDLISIGSENQLALTVQSESLADTMAKGSHYAKHQIGGINREVTLFALPQTHVSDIGVRPVLDKNYHNATLMLSLGVTNDSAQTQTGLSASLHLTPLGIKGVDADFNGQSKELSQVELGDLKAKGTFSTELSCPVENPEKWHAEHPFLYQLQIRLKQDGKVIETINQRVGFRSIETKDNQVFINGKRLKLRGVCRHSIHPLTGRTTTPELVEQDLKLFREANCNFIRTSHYPPEKQLLDLCDEMGMFVMDEAPICWSNATEASKPYVMRVTQELYYRDRNHPSVIIWSQANESRWSKAYEESVEMLKKLDQDRLVMFSHSEYYGIQGRGLLDIGTKHYPGADGPRKYENYFRPIIYDEFLHLNAYNEREFLTDPGVRDQWSRYACQMWTNILTSRGSLGGSVWAGIDEVFFLPKDKSTGYGPWGIIDGWRREKPEFWGLKKAYSPVKVALKNYQLVDGQIILDVENRYDSIDFSGLGIDWKYGDLKGRVHSRLPAGNTGHFIVKLPAGAADRGVLELEITDHQGVAIDKYHLPIGPLSHDLKPTPAVTKKLTFTEDENVYRVGGSDFEILVSKRSGLMEQGTFNGIPLINNGPSLMILPLDNNKVRVVDNIPILKDDAANYSAFLSGVCQQWSCEGIDLVKRSATEIQFKVTGAYKEASGFYIYTIRGDGSFDIEYTFIVKQDVRPRQLGIVLACDKACQTLEWNRKGQFSVYPPDHIARLQGTAQAFYPDTLCGIYGPRTKPAHSWSKDANAYGSNDFRSTKHHIYSAKLLNPAKRGLHVISDASQHVRCWVEDDQTKLLTAYFSHAGAEHYLRHQTSQDVVELKAAEQEANLVADKVRYQFAR; encoded by the coding sequence ATGATCAAAAAAAGAAATATCCTCACCGTGGGACTTGTTGCGGTTGGACTCATGTCCAGTCTATCCATCAAGGCGCACGCCACGCCCCGGAAAGATGACGCCGAGGCGCATCATCTGTCGCGCGTCTCCCCGCTTCCGGCAGCGGCAGAGTCGATCAGTCTCAACGGCACCTGGAATTTTCTCGAATCCGTGCCGGCTGGTTTTCCTGAAAAGGTAGAGTCACTCACAAAAAAAATCACAGTTCCCGGCGAGTGGCTTATGCAGGGGTATGAAGTCAAAAAAGAAACGCCCGCCGCTTACCACCGGACATTTACCGTTCCGGAGTCGATGCGGGGACAACGGGTCAGGATACGTTTCGATGGCGTCTATTCGACCTGTCATGTCTACGTCAACGGCAAGAAAGCCGGCACCCGCACCAGCGCCTTTCTGCCTTTCGAGCTCGACGTCACGGATTTGATTTCCATCGGATCAGAAAACCAGCTCGCTCTAACCGTGCAAAGCGAATCCCTCGCCGACACCATGGCCAAGGGCAGTCACTACGCCAAACACCAGATAGGTGGCATCAACCGTGAAGTCACCTTGTTTGCTTTGCCTCAAACCCATGTTTCCGACATCGGTGTCCGCCCGGTCCTGGACAAGAATTATCACAACGCCACGCTCATGCTTAGCCTGGGAGTCACCAATGACTCTGCCCAGACACAAACAGGCCTCAGCGCCAGCCTGCACCTCACGCCGCTCGGCATCAAGGGCGTGGATGCCGATTTCAACGGACAAAGCAAAGAACTAAGCCAGGTCGAGCTCGGTGATCTCAAGGCAAAGGGCACGTTCAGCACCGAGCTGTCCTGCCCGGTCGAAAACCCGGAGAAATGGCATGCCGAGCACCCGTTCCTCTATCAACTCCAGATCCGGCTCAAGCAGGACGGCAAGGTGATCGAAACCATCAACCAGCGCGTTGGTTTCCGCTCGATCGAAACAAAGGACAACCAGGTATTCATCAATGGCAAACGGCTCAAATTGAGAGGGGTTTGCCGCCACTCCATCCACCCACTGACAGGGCGGACCACCACTCCGGAACTGGTCGAGCAGGACTTGAAGCTCTTCAGGGAGGCGAACTGTAATTTCATCCGCACATCCCACTACCCCCCGGAGAAGCAGCTGCTCGATCTGTGTGACGAAATGGGAATGTTTGTCATGGATGAAGCTCCCATCTGCTGGAGCAACGCTACAGAAGCCAGCAAGCCCTACGTGATGCGCGTCACCCAGGAGCTTTATTACCGCGACCGGAACCACCCGTCGGTGATCATCTGGTCACAGGCCAATGAAAGCCGCTGGAGTAAGGCTTATGAAGAATCGGTGGAGATGCTGAAGAAACTCGATCAAGACCGACTGGTGATGTTCAGCCACTCCGAGTATTACGGGATTCAAGGGCGCGGCTTACTCGACATCGGAACCAAGCACTACCCCGGTGCTGACGGACCCAGGAAATACGAGAATTATTTCAGACCCATCATCTACGACGAGTTCCTCCATCTCAACGCCTACAATGAAAGGGAATTCCTAACAGACCCAGGCGTGCGCGACCAATGGAGTCGCTATGCCTGCCAGATGTGGACAAACATACTAACAAGCCGTGGATCACTCGGCGGCAGTGTCTGGGCTGGCATTGATGAGGTCTTTTTCCTGCCGAAGGACAAAAGCACCGGCTACGGGCCATGGGGGATCATTGACGGGTGGCGACGCGAGAAACCAGAATTCTGGGGGTTGAAAAAAGCCTACTCGCCGGTCAAGGTCGCGTTGAAAAACTATCAACTGGTGGACGGTCAAATCATCCTGGATGTTGAAAACCGCTACGACAGTATTGATTTCTCCGGCCTCGGTATCGACTGGAAATACGGCGACTTGAAAGGCCGGGTCCACTCTCGGCTTCCAGCCGGCAACACGGGGCATTTCATCGTCAAACTTCCTGCAGGTGCCGCCGATCGAGGTGTGCTCGAACTGGAAATCACAGACCACCAGGGCGTCGCGATCGACAAGTATCACCTTCCCATCGGTCCGCTGTCCCACGATCTCAAACCGACCCCCGCCGTCACCAAAAAGCTGACCTTCACTGAGGACGAAAACGTTTACCGTGTCGGCGGCAGCGACTTTGAAATCCTGGTCAGCAAACGTTCCGGATTGATGGAGCAAGGAACGTTCAACGGAATACCCCTGATCAACAACGGCCCGTCGCTGATGATCCTGCCGCTTGATAACAACAAGGTCCGCGTGGTCGACAACATCCCCATTTTAAAGGATGACGCCGCCAACTACAGCGCGTTTCTATCAGGTGTCTGCCAGCAATGGAGCTGTGAAGGCATCGATCTTGTCAAACGCAGCGCCACCGAAATCCAATTCAAGGTCACAGGCGCATACAAAGAAGCGTCAGGTTTCTACATCTACACCATCCGTGGTGACGGCTCGTTCGACATCGAATATACGTTTATCGTCAAACAAGATGTTAGACCGCGACAGCTGGGTATTGTCCTTGCCTGCGACAAGGCGTGCCAGACCTTGGAGTGGAATCGGAAAGGACAGTTCTCGGTCTATCCGCCGGATCATATTGCCCGACTTCAAGGCACCGCCCAGGCGTTTTACCCGGATACCTTATGCGGCATCTACGGCCCCCGCACCAAGCCGGCCCATAGCTGGAGCAAAGACGCCAACGCCTACGGCTCGAACGATTTTCGATCAACCAAGCACCACATCTATTCGGCGAAACTGCTCAACCCCGCGAAGCGTGGTCTGCATGTGATCTCGGATGCATCCCAGCATGTCCGCTGCTGGGTGGAAGACGACCAGACCAAGCTTTTGACGGCCTACTTCAGCCATGCCGGGGCAGAACACTACCTGCGTCACCAGACAAGTCAGGACGTTGTCGAACTGAAGGCAGCCGAGCAAGAAGCCAACCTGGTGGCCGACAAGGTGCGCTATCAATTTGCCCGCTAA
- a CDS encoding aminopeptidase yields MQDPRISQLARQLVRYSTNIKKDEKVLLHLVDVPDELGICLIREVRARKGIPVVKVEQGRIAREMSIGATDAQYQLIANHQLAEMKDMDAYIAIRGSHNICETSDVPAAKMKTVMTHMRKVMNHRVDNTRWVVLRWPHPAMAQQAGMSTEAFEDFYFDVCLADYKSMLPAMRALKRLMDKTDRVHIKNKGTDLRFSIKDIPAIVCGGEHNIPDGEVFTAPVKDSVEGVISHNAPTVYQGIPFDNIRLEFNKGKIVKAESPGKTRELNKILDADAGARYVGEFALGFHPGIKEPMRDILFDEKIAGSFHFTPGQAYEEADNGNRSQVHWDMVTIQRKDYGGGEIWFDDKLIRKDGMFLPKSILGLNY; encoded by the coding sequence ATGCAAGATCCTCGTATTTCCCAACTGGCCCGACAGCTTGTCCGATATTCCACAAACATCAAAAAGGATGAAAAAGTCCTCCTCCACCTGGTGGACGTTCCTGATGAGCTTGGTATTTGTTTGATTCGTGAAGTGAGGGCTAGAAAGGGCATCCCGGTGGTCAAAGTCGAGCAGGGACGGATTGCGCGTGAGATGTCGATCGGCGCCACCGATGCGCAGTACCAGCTCATCGCCAATCACCAGCTTGCCGAGATGAAGGACATGGATGCCTACATCGCCATCCGCGGCTCACACAACATCTGCGAAACCAGCGATGTGCCTGCGGCGAAAATGAAAACTGTGATGACGCACATGCGCAAGGTGATGAACCACAGAGTCGATAACACCCGGTGGGTTGTGTTGCGCTGGCCCCACCCCGCGATGGCCCAGCAGGCGGGGATGAGCACGGAGGCATTTGAGGATTTTTACTTCGATGTCTGCCTGGCTGATTACAAATCCATGCTTCCCGCCATGCGTGCACTCAAGCGGCTGATGGACAAAACCGACCGGGTGCATATCAAAAACAAGGGCACCGACCTTCGTTTTTCGATCAAAGACATCCCTGCCATCGTCTGCGGTGGTGAGCATAATATCCCGGACGGCGAGGTGTTTACCGCCCCGGTCAAAGACAGCGTGGAGGGGGTCATCAGCCACAACGCCCCGACCGTCTACCAGGGGATTCCCTTCGACAACATCCGCCTTGAGTTTAACAAAGGCAAGATCGTCAAGGCGGAGTCACCGGGCAAGACCAGGGAGCTCAACAAGATCCTCGATGCCGATGCGGGCGCGCGTTACGTCGGGGAGTTCGCCCTCGGTTTCCACCCGGGCATCAAGGAGCCGATGCGCGACATCCTGTTTGATGAGAAAATCGCCGGCTCGTTCCACTTCACACCAGGCCAGGCCTACGAGGAAGCCGACAACGGCAACCGTTCGCAAGTCCACTGGGACATGGTCACCATCCAGCGCAAGGACTACGGAGGTGGGGAAATCTGGTTCGATGACAAACTGATCCGCAAGGACGGCATGTTTCTCCCCAAATCCATCTTGGGACTCAACTACTAG
- a CDS encoding SDR family oxidoreductase, with translation MLAIDLSDKRALVTGASDGVGAGVATALAKAGCHVVGTGRVEPDHPRAQKFIDTVASHGRHAHYLSGDLSRAETPALFVQQAAGLLGGLDIVVSNAGLNVFKGTEHCSEEDWSYNMELNLASHWRLGKAALPFLRDSKGVFQVMNSNHAYSTIKGCFPYQTTKAALLGLVQSAAIEWGPDVRVVGIAPGFIDTPGNQVWFDQFPDPAAERKRTEELHPTKSIGQADEVGALSAFLASSYAQFITGNTILMDGGRSAIMQDI, from the coding sequence ATGCTTGCAATCGATCTATCAGACAAACGAGCGCTTGTCACCGGAGCCAGCGACGGTGTTGGTGCCGGTGTTGCCACCGCCCTGGCCAAGGCCGGCTGCCATGTCGTCGGTACCGGACGCGTCGAGCCCGACCACCCGCGTGCCCAAAAATTCATCGACACGGTTGCAAGCCACGGCAGGCACGCCCACTACCTGAGCGGAGATCTCAGTCGAGCGGAAACACCCGCCCTTTTTGTGCAACAAGCGGCAGGACTTCTGGGCGGACTGGACATCGTTGTATCCAATGCCGGCCTCAATGTTTTCAAAGGAACCGAGCACTGCAGCGAGGAGGACTGGTCTTATAACATGGAGCTGAACCTCGCTTCCCACTGGCGGCTGGGAAAAGCCGCGCTGCCTTTTCTTCGCGATTCAAAAGGCGTGTTCCAGGTGATGAACTCCAACCACGCCTATTCAACCATCAAGGGGTGTTTTCCCTATCAGACCACCAAGGCGGCTCTGCTCGGGCTGGTGCAAAGCGCCGCCATCGAGTGGGGGCCGGATGTGCGCGTCGTTGGCATCGCGCCCGGCTTTATCGACACACCGGGCAACCAGGTCTGGTTCGACCAGTTCCCCGACCCCGCAGCCGAACGCAAACGCACCGAGGAACTGCACCCGACCAAATCGATCGGCCAGGCGGATGAAGTCGGGGCACTCAGCGCCTTTCTCGCATCATCCTACGCCCAGTTTATCACCGGCAACACCATCCTGATGGACGGAGGTCGCTCTGCCATCATGCAAGACATCTAA